From Hydrogenimonas thermophila, the proteins below share one genomic window:
- a CDS encoding ATP-binding protein — translation MLNKLFEKSNKILKLQNYRYKRYFYNTIDFSDKLIGILGSRGVGKTTVIIQYLNLLKIPKHKKLYFSADSIIASASSLYDIADDFSKSGGKVLAIDEIHKYRDFERELKEIYDFLDLQVIFSGSSALQLEHKKADLSRRAVLYRVKGLSFREFLELKLDITFPIFTLDNILNNHIDIVDEILDRIKPFEYFKEYLQSGYFPYYFENPNTYTFKLEESINTVIEADLPIIFNIEPQNIQKLKQLVSLVCQSKPYELNITNLSKKIGINRNTLYQYIYYLNMGNIFYSLKAKSKGDNIFSKPQKLYLNNPNFSFVYCQTNDVGTIREQFFLNMLSVDHNLSYPQKGDFLVDDTYTFEIGGKDKSFKQIKDIDNSYVVADDIEVGFGNKIPLWLFGFLY, via the coding sequence TTGCTTAATAAACTATTTGAAAAGTCGAATAAAATATTAAAGTTGCAAAATTATAGATATAAACGATATTTTTATAACACTATTGATTTTAGTGATAAACTCATAGGAATACTTGGAAGTAGAGGTGTTGGAAAGACTACAGTTATAATCCAGTACTTAAATTTACTCAAAATACCAAAGCACAAAAAACTATATTTTAGTGCCGATAGCATAATTGCAAGTGCATCTTCGCTGTATGATATAGCAGATGATTTTAGTAAAAGTGGCGGAAAGGTATTGGCTATCGATGAAATACATAAATATAGGGATTTTGAAAGAGAGTTAAAAGAGATATATGATTTTTTGGATCTGCAAGTGATATTTAGCGGAAGTAGTGCTTTGCAGTTGGAACATAAAAAAGCAGATCTAAGCAGAAGAGCAGTTTTATATAGAGTTAAAGGCTTATCATTTAGAGAGTTTTTAGAGTTGAAATTAGATATAACTTTCCCAATATTTACACTTGATAATATTTTAAATAATCATATAGATATAGTTGATGAGATATTAGATAGAATAAAACCGTTTGAGTATTTTAAAGAGTATTTACAATCAGGATATTTTCCATACTATTTTGAAAATCCAAACACATATACCTTTAAGCTTGAAGAGAGTATCAATACAGTCATAGAAGCAGATTTACCAATAATATTTAATATCGAACCGCAAAATATTCAAAAATTAAAACAACTTGTAAGTTTAGTATGCCAAAGCAAACCTTATGAGCTAAATATTACAAATCTATCTAAAAAAATTGGTATAAATAGAAATACGCTTTATCAATATATATACTATTTAAATATGGGTAATATATTTTATTCACTAAAAGCGAAATCAAAAGGGGATAATATCTTTAGCAAACCTCAAAAATTATATTTAAACAATCCAAACTTCAGTTTTGTCTATTGTCAGACTAATGATGTCGGTACAATTAGGGAGCAGTTTTTTTTAAATATGCTAAGTGTTGACCATAATCTATCTTACCCACAAAAAGGCGATTTTTTAGTAGATGATACTTACACTTTTGAAATAGGCGGTAAAGATAAAAGCTTTAAACAGATAAAAGATATAGATAATAGTTATGTAGTAGCTGATGATATTGAAGTTGGATTTGGCAATAAAATCCCCCTTTGGTTATTTGGGTTTTTGTATTGA
- a CDS encoding helix-turn-helix transcriptional regulator has translation MNSNFIEKKYGRTTKKDRELRYAKTNERIAKILSRLYAGELLSMKELSVEFGVNLRTIQRDVNERLIEFPIKKSGDTFSLKWLEQVETSFTKEEIAVIELLEEMSSKQGMEFYSKAHKLLKKIKSTTYNPFYAKLDMEDIGDKLFITTKLESAIKQKRVVECNYKMADKNYEIEIKPLKIANFEGFWYLIAIDGRNEIVKKYLLRNISNIIIKDETFIVSDELDERVKNAVNVWFDANSKPFEVRLFISNEVAKYFKVKPICKNQSIEGEDSDGSIEVVLKITHEMEIIPIIKYWLPHIRVLEPLWLDEMIKKDLTSYLSN, from the coding sequence ATGAACTCTAACTTCATTGAAAAAAAATATGGTCGTACTACTAAAAAAGACAGAGAGTTACGCTACGCAAAAACGAATGAACGCATTGCTAAAATTCTTTCACGCCTTTATGCCGGTGAATTACTCTCTATGAAAGAACTTTCTGTAGAGTTTGGTGTTAATTTACGAACTATTCAAAGAGATGTAAATGAAAGATTAATAGAATTCCCAATAAAAAAGAGTGGTGACACTTTTAGTCTTAAATGGCTTGAACAAGTAGAAACATCTTTTACAAAAGAGGAGATTGCTGTCATTGAACTACTTGAAGAGATGAGCAGTAAGCAAGGGATGGAGTTCTACTCTAAAGCTCATAAACTTCTAAAAAAGATTAAATCTACAACATATAACCCATTTTATGCCAAACTAGATATGGAAGATATTGGAGACAAACTTTTTATTACTACAAAGTTAGAGAGTGCCATTAAACAAAAGAGAGTTGTTGAATGCAACTATAAAATGGCTGATAAAAACTATGAAATTGAGATAAAACCCCTTAAAATTGCTAACTTTGAAGGTTTTTGGTATTTAATAGCAATAGATGGAAGAAACGAAATAGTAAAAAAGTATCTTTTAAGAAATATCTCAAATATCATAATAAAAGATGAAACATTCATAGTTTCAGATGAGTTAGATGAGAGAGTAAAAAATGCGGTAAATGTTTGGTTTGATGCTAACTCTAAACCTTTTGAAGTAAGACTGTTCATCTCTAATGAAGTTGCAAAATATTTTAAAGTTAAACCAATCTGTAAAAATCAAAGCATTGAAGGAGAAGATAGTGACGGAAGTATAGAAGTGGTTCTTAAAATTACACATGAAATGGAGATTATTCCAATTATTAAGTACTGGTTACCTCATATAAGAGTTTTAGAACCACTATGGCTAGATGAAATGATTAAAAAAGACCTTACATCTTATTTATCTAATTAA
- a CDS encoding APC family permease, whose translation MTKKKAFGFWSAIFLGIGSMVGAGIFIVIGEAGAIAGKLVIFSFLIAGIIALLCGYSLAKLAITYPSRGGIIEYLVQSYKEGYFSGSLGVLFYFAQLVALAAVSKSFGTYAATYISSEESLFWTNLFALGILGFFVLINLIGASMVAKSESLIVLIKVSVLIIFTVAALVYIDPSKLLSSHTTSSINIFYTLGLTFFAYQGFSVITNSIEDMENPKKVMLFSMITAIIIVTILYIAITIAVFGNLTLNEIIKSQDFALAEAAKPAFGTLGFKIIAATALFATASAINATLYSVTQISYVLAKNGELPKIYEHNIFHNSEGLIISALLIVPMILFLNLGTIASIAAVTVLLIQGLTHAGHLLKLKETGANPVIVILAVIGTFGAAGFAIYYSSQHTAHFTLYVTIVFFLAFAVEVALQLFTQRKITKQFISSEE comes from the coding sequence ATGACTAAGAAAAAAGCATTTGGTTTTTGGAGTGCTATATTTCTTGGCATTGGCTCTATGGTAGGTGCAGGCATATTTATTGTTATCGGAGAAGCTGGTGCAATTGCTGGCAAGCTTGTTATATTCTCATTTCTAATTGCAGGCATCATTGCTCTGCTATGTGGCTATTCACTAGCAAAACTTGCTATTACCTACCCAAGCCGCGGAGGAATCATCGAATATCTGGTTCAAAGCTACAAAGAAGGATACTTCTCTGGAAGCCTTGGAGTACTTTTTTATTTTGCCCAGTTAGTTGCACTTGCAGCTGTAAGTAAGTCATTTGGGACATATGCCGCAACTTACATATCAAGTGAAGAAAGTCTGTTTTGGACAAATCTTTTTGCATTAGGTATTCTTGGATTTTTTGTCTTGATCAACCTGATTGGCGCATCAATGGTTGCAAAGTCTGAGTCACTCATAGTGTTGATCAAAGTCTCTGTTTTGATTATTTTTACTGTTGCAGCACTTGTATATATTGACCCCTCTAAACTTCTTTCAAGTCATACAACATCAAGCATAAATATCTTCTATACGCTTGGACTAACATTTTTTGCCTATCAGGGATTTAGTGTTATTACAAACTCCATTGAGGATATGGAGAATCCCAAAAAAGTGATGCTTTTTTCTATGATAACAGCAATTATCATTGTAACTATTCTGTACATTGCTATTACCATTGCTGTTTTTGGCAATTTAACACTTAATGAGATCATTAAATCACAAGACTTTGCACTTGCAGAAGCTGCCAAGCCAGCATTTGGTACACTTGGTTTTAAAATAATTGCTGCTACAGCACTTTTTGCGACTGCTTCGGCTATTAATGCTACACTCTATTCTGTAACACAAATTAGTTATGTTTTAGCAAAAAATGGAGAGTTGCCAAAAATTTATGAGCATAATATTTTCCATAACAGTGAAGGTCTTATTATTTCTGCACTTTTGATTGTTCCTATGATCCTTTTTCTAAATCTTGGTACTATAGCATCTATTGCAGCAGTAACGGTACTTCTTATACAGGGATTAACTCATGCAGGGCATCTTTTAAAACTAAAAGAGACAGGGGCTAACCCAGTTATCGTTATTTTAGCAGTTATTGGAACATTTGGAGCTGCAGGATTTGCAATCTACTACTCTTCACAACATACAGCACACTTCACTCTTTATGTAACCATAGTATTTTTTCTGGCATTTGCTGTAGAAGTTGCTTTGCAACTTTTTACACAAAGAAAAATAACCAAACAATTTATATCATCGGAAGAGTAA
- a CDS encoding ADP-ribosylglycohydrolase family protein: MINRSLLALACGDSYGSHYEMDGLMGDRFSIRKLPNKPKFPNITDDTKMAVILLKHYHKYKKLEVNILRDEYKKWAINDGFKDGIGIHTNEVLVEGKSDKDSQGNGALMRNIPFGLQLIDYGYSFKEAVELMNLDSAITHENETIFLANALALDLAINGLKAIEKSEYKKLCNKLHYGQTAWVIHSLHIVIDAMKKRKRKFISAFKHIVSQGGDTDTNCAIYGAIMGYKKDITKEIDLKDFLPNELINRENVKC, translated from the coding sequence ATGATAAATAGATCTTTATTAGCTCTGGCGTGTGGAGATAGTTACGGCAGTCACTATGAGATGGATGGTTTAATGGGTGACAGATTTTCAATAAGAAAATTACCAAATAAACCAAAATTTCCAAACATAACAGATGATACAAAGATGGCAGTAATTTTACTAAAACATTATCATAAGTATAAAAAATTAGAAGTCAATATTTTAAGAGATGAGTACAAAAAATGGGCTATAAACGACGGTTTCAAAGATGGCATCGGAATTCATACAAATGAAGTTTTAGTAGAAGGTAAATCAGACAAAGATTCTCAGGGAAATGGTGCTTTAATGAGGAATATACCTTTTGGTTTACAGCTAATTGATTATGGTTATAGCTTTAAAGAGGCAGTAGAACTTATGAATCTCGACTCAGCCATTACCCATGAAAATGAGACTATTTTTTTAGCTAATGCTCTAGCACTTGATCTGGCTATAAATGGATTAAAAGCTATAGAAAAGAGTGAATATAAGAAACTCTGCAATAAATTGCATTATGGTCAAACAGCTTGGGTAATTCACTCTTTACATATAGTCATAGATGCAATGAAAAAGCGTAAAAGAAAATTTATATCCGCTTTTAAACACATTGTTTCGCAAGGTGGTGATACAGATACAAACTGTGCTATATATGGGGCTATTATGGGGTATAAAAAGGATATAACAAAAGAGATAGATTTAAAAGATTTTTTACCTAATGAGCTAATAAATAGGGAAAATGTAAAATGTTAA
- a CDS encoding NAD(P)/FAD-dependent oxidoreductase produces the protein MSINKKKIIVLGGGYGGIKAIETLANESDNIDVTLIDKNLYHYLQTESYNFVALNISLNDITISLNELIKGINKNFNFIQDDAVNIQDNTLICKNGKYEFDYLIIGVGSITKVPPIFKDKNFYEVKNLSNAIHLKQSFENTLWQHLNAISKNSNIVVIGGGSSGVEIAAEIKNYINQSKVYENINVTLIADMFLSELDESSKEEVFKILKDLGIDIIHKSVNKIENNKIYLEDHIIKYDFGVVATGIDTNEFINNLEFKKENKFLVVDEYLRVSDNIFAIGDCTILKDKNNNPLPQTAQTAEQSGVLAAKNIIRLIKQKPLIKADIKIYGLAIALGGKFAIAITSFIKIDGILAYLGKKAIEQFYKIPLKLKTNSS, from the coding sequence ATGTCAATCAATAAGAAAAAAATTATTGTTTTAGGTGGGGGATATGGAGGAATAAAAGCTATTGAAACATTAGCAAATGAAAGTGATAACATTGATGTAACTTTAATTGATAAAAATTTATACCACTATTTACAAACAGAGAGCTATAACTTTGTAGCTTTAAATATATCTCTAAATGATATTACAATATCACTTAATGAACTTATTAAAGGTATAAATAAAAACTTTAACTTTATTCAAGATGACGCAGTCAATATTCAAGATAATACACTTATTTGTAAAAATGGTAAATATGAATTTGATTATTTAATAATAGGTGTTGGAAGTATTACTAAAGTTCCTCCAATTTTTAAAGATAAAAATTTTTATGAAGTAAAAAATTTATCAAATGCAATTCATTTAAAGCAATCGTTTGAAAATACTCTATGGCAACATTTAAATGCTATTTCAAAAAACTCAAATATAGTTGTAATAGGAGGCGGTTCAAGTGGTGTTGAAATAGCAGCAGAAATTAAAAACTATATTAATCAATCCAAAGTTTATGAAAACATCAATGTTACACTAATTGCTGATATGTTTCTATCAGAGCTAGATGAGAGTTCAAAAGAAGAAGTATTTAAAATATTAAAAGATTTAGGTATTGATATAATTCATAAATCTGTTAATAAAATAGAAAATAATAAAATTTATTTAGAAGATCATATTATCAAATATGATTTTGGAGTAGTTGCAACAGGAATAGATACAAATGAATTTATTAATAATCTTGAGTTCAAAAAAGAGAATAAATTTTTAGTTGTAGATGAGTATCTAAGAGTGAGTGACAATATATTTGCAATCGGTGATTGTACAATTTTAAAAGATAAAAACAATAATCCTCTTCCTCAAACTGCTCAAACTGCAGAACAAAGTGGAGTCTTAGCTGCTAAAAATATCATTAGACTAATAAAACAAAAACCTTTAATAAAAGCAGATATTAAAATTTATGGTTTAGCTATTGCTCTTGGAGGAAAGTTTGCTATTGCAATTACTTCTTTTATAAAAATAGATGGTATTTTAGCTTACTTAGGGAAAAAAGCAATAGAGCAGTTTTACAAAATACCATTAAAACTAAAAACAAATTCGTCTTGA
- a CDS encoding transposase family protein, with the protein MKQYTKAKALLESLKTIPDYRVDIGKIQYPLAEVLFMVIFALLKGNTKFKEIFGWMVYNKENPILKDIFEKD; encoded by the coding sequence ATGAAACAATATACAAAAGCAAAAGCATTGCTTGAATCGTTAAAGACAATACCAGATTATAGAGTAGATATAGGAAAGATACAGTATCCATTAGCAGAAGTGCTATTTATGGTGATATTTGCATTACTAAAGGGTAATACAAAATTCAAAGAGATATTTGGGTGGATGGTTTATAATAAAGAAAACCCGATACTTAAAGATATTTTTGAAAAAGATAA
- a CDS encoding helix-turn-helix domain-containing protein yields MTEIYKQIGKNVKKIRKEKNISQLSLAMAIGHKAVGVVSMAELCINGKHFNIEHLMKIADVLEVDICEFFKNISIR; encoded by the coding sequence ATGACAGAGATCTACAAACAAATAGGAAAAAATGTAAAAAAAATTCGCAAAGAAAAAAATATTTCACAACTTTCTCTTGCAATGGCTATAGGACACAAAGCTGTTGGTGTTGTATCTATGGCTGAACTTTGTATAAATGGTAAGCATTTTAATATTGAACATTTGATGAAAATTGCAGATGTCTTAGAAGTTGATATTTGTGAATTTTTTAAAAATATCTCAATTAGGTAA
- a CDS encoding zinc-dependent peptidase: MYNLALLFIFSSFGLLGFGFYFFLKIKESKKLQHIRSLPFDQKYREYLRRIELYRNLPKEDKERIERTILEFIYTKEFLGVQLKVTEEMKVVIAFHACLLLFKSKLGGCYQQLKTVIIYPTTVAIENMHNNSGIYTKEKLLIDGQSTGDTVVIIWNNAKREAYHHSYNNVIIHEFAHEIDFMNGAADGIPPLESSKYYEWVSIIYKDFQKMSQAFIGKKDIGKYKFLGEYAVTNKAEFFAVITERFFESPNILKKKFPELYNELKDFYGIDPISNILINNRSNLN, encoded by the coding sequence GTGTACAATCTGGCACTGCTTTTTATTTTCAGCAGTTTTGGGCTACTGGGATTTGGTTTCTACTTTTTCTTAAAAATTAAAGAGTCTAAAAAGCTGCAACATATACGCTCTTTACCTTTTGATCAAAAGTATCGAGAATATCTTCGTCGAATAGAGCTTTATCGTAATCTTCCAAAAGAGGACAAAGAGCGTATAGAACGCACTATTTTAGAGTTTATCTATACAAAAGAGTTTCTTGGTGTGCAACTTAAGGTTACAGAAGAGATGAAGGTTGTTATTGCCTTTCACGCCTGTTTGCTACTATTTAAATCAAAACTTGGTGGCTGTTATCAGCAACTCAAAACAGTTATCATCTATCCTACTACTGTTGCCATAGAAAATATGCATAATAATAGCGGTATTTATACAAAAGAGAAATTACTCATCGACGGACAATCTACAGGAGATACAGTCGTGATCATCTGGAATAATGCAAAAAGAGAAGCGTATCATCATAGTTACAACAATGTCATAATTCATGAGTTTGCTCATGAAATTGACTTTATGAATGGTGCAGCAGATGGTATTCCACCTTTAGAAAGCTCAAAATATTACGAATGGGTTTCCATTATTTACAAAGATTTTCAAAAGATGTCTCAAGCATTTATAGGAAAAAAAGATATTGGAAAATATAAATTCCTTGGTGAATATGCAGTAACAAACAAAGCAGAGTTTTTTGCTGTAATTACAGAACGTTTTTTTGAGTCTCCAAACATATTGAAAAAAAAGTTCCCAGAACTCTACAATGAGCTTAAAGATTTTTACGGTATTGATCCAATATCAAACATTTTAATAAATAACAGGAGCAACTTAAATTGA
- a CDS encoding nucleotidyltransferase domain-containing protein encodes MRITKEQIDLLKSELQKLSKEARLYLFGSRVNDEKRGGDIDLLIISDSLTKKDIRKLRIEFFKHFGEQKLDIVLDNSKLEKPFVKLILPKAVRL; translated from the coding sequence ATGCGAATTACAAAAGAGCAAATCGATCTCTTAAAAAGTGAGCTTCAAAAGTTGTCTAAAGAGGCTCGTTTATATCTCTTTGGTAGTCGTGTTAATGATGAAAAAAGAGGTGGAGATATAGATTTGCTTATTATTTCAGATAGCTTAACAAAAAAAGATATACGAAAATTAAGAATAGAGTTTTTCAAACATTTTGGAGAGCAAAAATTAGATATTGTCTTAGACAATAGTAAGTTGGAAAAACCATTTGTAAAACTAATATTGCCAAAGGCTGTACGCTTATGA
- a CDS encoding agmatine deiminase family protein — MLNGSDTNVVYLSKLLKNYSVHRKLIDIFDENQITYKYIENTNDIWCRDYMPIQVNEKKFVQFKYEPSYLKDSPGLKSNVKEVCETNNIEAIFSDINLDGGNVVASATKIIMTDRVFDENPQYNKIKLINKIEKLLEAEVIIISQINTDMTGHSDGMVRFVDENTIIVNNREKEYKYVVKSINNAVKKHNLNCIDIPFFTYKDRKHPENAIGCYINYLEVGDFILLPIFEVNDEDQKVYDQFKTIFPTKNIKTINYNEIGYLGGLLNCTTWCIKE; from the coding sequence ATGTTAAATGGTAGTGATACAAATGTTGTTTATCTCTCAAAGCTTTTAAAAAATTATAGCGTACATAGAAAATTAATAGATATATTTGATGAAAATCAAATAACTTATAAATATATTGAAAACACAAACGATATTTGGTGCAGAGACTATATGCCAATACAGGTTAACGAAAAGAAGTTTGTTCAATTTAAATATGAGCCTTCCTATTTGAAAGACTCCCCTGGTTTAAAGAGCAATGTTAAGGAAGTTTGTGAAACAAATAATATAGAAGCTATTTTTTCAGATATAAATTTAGATGGTGGAAACGTTGTAGCAAGTGCGACTAAAATCATAATGACAGATAGAGTTTTTGATGAAAATCCACAATACAATAAGATTAAACTGATTAATAAAATTGAAAAGCTACTAGAAGCAGAGGTTATTATAATCTCACAAATCAATACAGATATGACAGGGCACAGTGATGGTATGGTAAGATTTGTAGATGAAAATACAATAATTGTAAATAATAGAGAAAAAGAGTATAAATATGTAGTTAAAAGTATAAATAATGCAGTAAAAAAGCACAATCTTAATTGCATCGATATACCATTTTTTACTTATAAAGACAGAAAACATCCTGAAAATGCCATAGGGTGCTATATAAATTATCTAGAAGTGGGAGATTTTATATTGTTACCTATATTTGAGGTAAACGATGAAGATCAAAAAGTGTATGATCAGTTTAAGACTATCTTTCCAACTAAAAATATAAAAACTATAAACTACAATGAGATCGGTTATCTTGGAGGGTTGCTAAACTGTACAACTTGGTGCATTAAAGAGTAA